The Planctellipticum variicoloris DNA window GCAGGGCTGGAATCACTACGGCCGGCCGACGCTGGTCAGCTTCAACGGGCGGGGCTACGACCTGCCGGTTCTGGAGCTGGCAGCCTTCCGTTACGGCTACTCGGTCCCCGCCTGGTTCAACGTCGAAGCCCGCAGCTTCGAGCAGTCCAGGAATCGCTATAACTCCGACGCTCACCTCGACTTGTACGATCTGATGTCCAACTTCGGAGCGACCCGTCTGACCGGCGGACTCAATCTGCTGGCCAACCTGATCGGCAAGCCGGGCAAGACCGGCGTGGACGGCTCGCAAGTCCAGGACATGTATGACTCCGGGCAGGTCGACGCGGTCAACGACTATTGCCGCTGCGACGTCCTCGACACCTACTTCGTCTTTCTCCGCTCCCGCGTCCTCCTCGGCAAACTGACGCTCGAAAAGGAACACGAACTGGTCGCCGCCACCCGCCAGTGGCTCGAACAGCAGGCCGCCACAGTGCCGGCCTACGCGGAGTATCTCTCCCATTGGGGCGACTGGACGCCACCCCAGACGCCGCCGGTGGCGGATGCTGC harbors:
- a CDS encoding 3'-5' exonuclease, whose protein sequence is MSRIRIPVPYRTAPEGGAVRASALDRATSIPESRYRCHGCHPVHGLLRLWTSGGGRDILDLNIETRRPLSRSAAVFPEERRPAVSYLIFDIEAIADGALVSRIRYPGQGLPPEAALAKYRAELLEQNGKDILPVTFMLPISVAVAKIDAEYKLLDLVTLDAPQYRPHVIAKNFWQGWNHYGRPTLVSFNGRGYDLPVLELAAFRYGYSVPAWFNVEARSFEQSRNRYNSDAHLDLYDLMSNFGATRLTGGLNLLANLIGKPGKTGVDGSQVQDMYDSGQVDAVNDYCRCDVLDTYFVFLRSRVLLGKLTLEKEHELVAATRQWLEQQAATVPAYAEYLSHWGDWTPPQTPPVADAANSELG